One part of the [Pantoea] beijingensis genome encodes these proteins:
- the tamA gene encoding autotransporter assembly complex protein TamA: MPRIHVYCIYCLLIAAPAVEAANVRLQVEGLSGDLQKNVRARLSTISTDEVTADGRFRARVANAIKEGLRALGYYDPEIDFESRPAPPAGGRPVLIAKVSAGEPVKIAATTVVVRGEARDDKDYQHLLREGQPAKGTILNHGQYDSFKSNFTNLALRNGYFDGDFTKSQLGVSAERHEAFWDIDYDSGVRYRFGDVSFEGSQIREAYLQNLVPFKKGDHYSSRDLAELNRRLSATGWFNSVVVAPEFDKGRKSKVLPLHGVVSPRTENTIETGVGYSTDVGPRVKATWKKPWVNSRGQSLSTSANISAPEQQLDFSYKIPLLKSPLEQYYLLQGGLKRTDLNDTKADTTTLAASRYWDSSSGWQKAINLRWSLDHFTQGNDPTQTTMLIYPGVSVNRTRSRGGLMPTWGDSQRYSADISDTTWGSDVDFLVLQAQNVWIRTLAEKHRFVVRGNLGWIETNDFKSVPPDLRFFAGGDRSIRGYKYKDISPRDEEGKLTGASKLATGSLEYQYNVTGKWWGAVFVDSGEAVNDIKQSNVKTGAGFGVRWQSPVGPIKFDLARPVGDKEEHGLQFYIGLGPEL; the protein is encoded by the coding sequence GTGCCACGAATTCATGTTTATTGCATTTATTGTCTGCTAATTGCCGCGCCTGCTGTTGAGGCTGCGAATGTTCGCTTACAGGTTGAAGGGTTATCAGGAGATCTCCAAAAAAACGTCAGGGCGCGTCTTTCCACAATCAGTACTGATGAAGTTACTGCCGATGGTCGTTTTCGGGCGCGTGTTGCGAATGCAATAAAAGAAGGGTTACGCGCGCTGGGGTATTATGACCCGGAGATCGATTTCGAGTCACGTCCGGCCCCGCCTGCTGGTGGCCGGCCGGTACTGATTGCCAAAGTATCAGCCGGTGAGCCGGTTAAAATTGCCGCGACCACGGTAGTGGTGCGTGGTGAAGCGCGTGACGATAAAGATTATCAGCATTTGCTGCGTGAGGGGCAGCCCGCCAAGGGGACTATCCTTAATCACGGTCAGTATGACAGCTTCAAGAGCAACTTTACTAATCTTGCCCTGCGCAATGGCTACTTCGATGGTGATTTTACCAAAAGTCAGCTCGGTGTCTCTGCCGAGCGCCACGAAGCGTTCTGGGACATCGACTATGATAGCGGCGTGCGCTATCGCTTTGGCGATGTCAGTTTTGAAGGTTCTCAAATACGCGAAGCCTACCTGCAAAACCTGGTGCCGTTTAAAAAGGGCGACCATTACAGCTCACGTGATCTTGCGGAATTAAACCGCCGTCTGTCGGCAACTGGCTGGTTTAACTCCGTAGTTGTCGCTCCTGAGTTTGATAAAGGGCGCAAAAGTAAAGTTTTGCCGTTACACGGCGTTGTTTCCCCCCGAACTGAAAACACGATTGAAACCGGTGTAGGTTATTCAACAGATGTGGGACCGCGAGTCAAAGCCACCTGGAAAAAGCCATGGGTCAATTCACGTGGTCAAAGCTTGTCCACCAGTGCCAACATTTCAGCACCTGAACAGCAGCTTGATTTCAGCTATAAAATTCCGTTACTAAAGAGCCCACTAGAACAATATTATCTGCTGCAGGGGGGGCTGAAACGTACCGATCTCAATGATACAAAAGCGGACACCACGACGCTGGCAGCCTCGCGCTACTGGGATAGCAGCAGCGGTTGGCAGAAAGCGATTAATCTGCGCTGGAGTCTGGACCACTTTACCCAAGGTAACGATCCCACCCAAACCACCATGCTGATCTACCCTGGCGTTAGCGTTAATCGTACGCGTTCACGTGGCGGGTTGATGCCGACATGGGGGGATTCGCAGCGTTATTCGGCCGATATCTCGGATACAACGTGGGGATCGGATGTTGATTTCCTGGTATTGCAGGCACAAAACGTCTGGATCCGAACACTGGCAGAGAAACACCGTTTTGTCGTGCGTGGCAACCTGGGGTGGATTGAAACCAATGATTTTAAAAGTGTCCCGCCGGACCTGCGATTTTTTGCCGGTGGTGACCGCAGTATTCGTGGTTACAAATATAAGGATATTTCGCCGCGTGACGAAGAGGGTAAGTTAACCGGTGCTTCAAAATTGGCAACGGGTTCGCTGGAGTATCAATACAACGTCACAGGGAAATGGTGGGGAGCGGTATTTGTGGACTCCGGGGAAGCAGTGAATGATATCAAACAGAGTAACGTGAAAACCGGTGCGGGTTTTGGCGTGCGGTGGCAATCGCCTGTCGGGCCGATCAAGTTCGACCTCGCCCGCCCTGTGGGTGATAAAGAGGAACATGGATTGCAGTTCTACATTGGATTGGGGCCTGAACTATGA
- a CDS encoding hemolysin family protein, which yields MLDSLLVILLLIAISSFFSLSEISLAAARKIKLKLLADEGNINAQRVLKMQETPGMFFTVVQIGLNAVAILGGIVGDSAFSPAFRSLFERFTAPELAEQLSFICSFTLVTSFFILFADLTPKRIGMIAPEAIALRIINPMRFCLFVLRPMVWFFNGMANMIFRLFKIPMVRKDDITSDDIYAVVEAGALAGVLRKQEHELIENVFELESRTVPSSMTSRENVVWFDLHEDETKLKEKIARHPHSKFLVCNEDIDHIVGYVDSKELLLRVLGNQSMALSSGVQIRSALIVPDTLTLSEALESFKTAGEDFAVIMNEYALVVGIITLNDVMTTLMGDLVGQGMEEQIVARDENSWLVEGGTPIDDVMRVLDIDDFPQSGNYETIGGFMMYMLRKIPKRTDFVKFAGYKFEVVDIDSYRIDQLLVTRIVERPAVALNLPKSKEKETEE from the coding sequence ATGCTAGATAGCCTGCTTGTCATATTACTGCTGATTGCGATCAGCTCCTTTTTTTCTCTTTCGGAAATTTCGCTGGCGGCCGCCCGCAAAATTAAGCTCAAATTGCTGGCTGATGAAGGTAATATCAATGCACAGCGCGTGTTGAAAATGCAGGAAACACCGGGCATGTTCTTCACCGTGGTGCAGATTGGTCTGAACGCCGTCGCCATTCTTGGCGGTATCGTGGGTGACTCGGCTTTTTCCCCCGCTTTTCGCAGCCTGTTTGAGCGTTTTACCGCGCCCGAATTGGCCGAGCAACTCAGTTTCATCTGTTCTTTTACCCTGGTAACCAGCTTCTTTATTTTATTTGCCGATTTAACGCCTAAACGTATCGGTATGATCGCCCCCGAAGCCATCGCTCTGCGCATTATCAATCCCATGCGCTTCTGCCTGTTCGTGTTACGACCAATGGTATGGTTTTTCAATGGCATGGCGAATATGATTTTCCGGTTATTCAAAATCCCCATGGTCCGCAAGGACGATATCACCTCCGATGATATTTATGCGGTTGTTGAGGCTGGTGCTCTGGCAGGTGTGTTGCGTAAACAAGAGCATGAGCTGATCGAGAATGTCTTCGAACTGGAATCGCGTACCGTACCGTCATCGATGACGTCCCGCGAGAATGTCGTTTGGTTTGATTTGCATGAGGATGAAACCAAACTGAAGGAGAAAATCGCCCGCCACCCGCACTCCAAGTTTTTAGTCTGTAACGAGGATATCGATCATATCGTCGGCTATGTCGACTCCAAGGAGCTGCTACTCCGCGTGTTGGGTAACCAAAGTATGGCACTGAGCAGCGGCGTGCAAATTCGCTCCGCACTGATTGTGCCGGATACGCTGACGTTGTCTGAAGCCTTAGAGAGTTTTAAAACTGCAGGTGAAGATTTCGCGGTGATCATGAACGAATATGCACTGGTCGTAGGAATTATTACTCTAAACGACGTGATGACCACCCTTATGGGAGATTTGGTCGGCCAGGGTATGGAGGAGCAGATTGTCGCTCGTGATGAGAACTCATGGCTGGTAGAAGGCGGCACGCCAATTGATGATGTTATGCGCGTACTGGATATTGATGATTTTCCCCAGTCCGGCAACTATGAAACCATCGGCGGGTTTATGATGTATATGCTGCGCAAGATCCCGAAACGCACCGATTTCGTGAAGTTTGCGGGCTATAAATTTGAAGTGGTGGATATCGACAGTTACCGTATTGATCAGTTGCTGGTCACGCGTATTGTCGAACGTCCAGCGGTTGCGCTAAATCTACCGAAAAGCAAAGAGAAAGAAACGGAAGAATAA
- a CDS encoding DUF1107 domain-containing protein, giving the protein MKIFQRYNPLQVAKYVKTLFRGRLYIKDVGAFEFDKGKILIPRVKDKQHLSVMSEVNRQVLRLQTEFN; this is encoded by the coding sequence ATGAAAATCTTCCAGCGTTATAACCCGCTGCAGGTCGCAAAGTACGTTAAGACCCTGTTTAGAGGAAGGTTGTATATCAAGGATGTTGGTGCGTTTGAGTTTGATAAGGGGAAAATTCTTATCCCGCGCGTTAAAGATAAGCAGCATTTGAGCGTAATGTCGGAAGTGAACCGACAGGTGTTACGCCTTCAAACTGAATTCAATTAG
- a CDS encoding YtfJ family protein: protein MTTARQLALILFLTTPLTAMAHNFIVGQRVAPVGIVDNGELIYVQGKFSYAPWNSAQLVGKVRVIQHIAGRSSAKEQNAALIEAIKKAQFPGDRYQTTTLVNTDDAIPGTGMFVRSSIENNKKQYPWSQFIVDSNGTAKKTWQLTEGGSAIVILDKKGDVRFAKDGALTQEEVKQAIALLHTLLE from the coding sequence ATGACAACAGCACGCCAGCTAGCCCTCATTTTGTTCCTTACCACGCCCCTAACGGCTATGGCTCATAATTTTATTGTGGGGCAGCGCGTTGCGCCTGTAGGGATTGTCGATAACGGTGAGCTCATTTATGTGCAGGGTAAGTTTAGCTATGCACCCTGGAATAGTGCGCAACTGGTGGGAAAAGTCAGGGTCATCCAACATATTGCGGGCCGTTCTTCTGCAAAAGAGCAGAATGCGGCATTGATTGAGGCGATTAAAAAAGCACAGTTCCCTGGCGATCGCTATCAAACCACAACGCTGGTCAATACTGACGATGCCATCCCGGGAACCGGGATGTTTGTTCGCAGCAGTATTGAGAATAATAAAAAACAGTATCCATGGTCACAATTTATTGTGGACAGTAATGGAACCGCAAAAAAAACCTGGCAGCTAACAGAAGGTGGCTCGGCGATTGTAATTCTGGACAAGAAGGGGGATGTGCGCTTTGCTAAAGACGGTGCACTCACGCAGGAGGAGGTTAAGCAGGCGATTGCGTTATTACACACTCTGCTGGAGTAA
- the cysQ gene encoding 3'(2'),5'-bisphosphate nucleotidase CysQ, translated as MLEHICQLAREAGDAIMKIYEGEAPLNVSHKSDDSPVTAADIAAHNVIIIGLSALDENTPILSEEAPQSWEIRQHWQRYWLVDPLDGTKEFIKRNGEFTVNIALIERGKPVLGVVYAPVIDVMYSAADGKAWKEEGGHKSQITVQNAHPPLVVVSRSHADSDEELKEYLNQMGEHQTVAVGSSLKFCLVAEGKAQLYPRFGPTNIWDTGAGHAVAIAAGAHVHDWQGHSLDYAPKESFLNPGFRVSIF; from the coding sequence ATGTTAGAGCACATTTGCCAGCTAGCTCGCGAAGCGGGCGATGCCATCATGAAAATTTATGAGGGCGAGGCTCCGCTTAACGTTTCTCACAAATCCGATGATTCTCCGGTTACAGCTGCCGATATTGCTGCGCATAACGTGATTATTATAGGACTTAGCGCACTTGACGAAAATACGCCGATCCTCTCTGAAGAAGCGCCACAAAGCTGGGAAATTCGCCAACACTGGCAGCGTTACTGGCTGGTTGACCCACTGGATGGAACCAAAGAGTTTATTAAGCGAAACGGTGAGTTTACGGTTAATATCGCCTTGATTGAACGGGGTAAGCCGGTACTTGGCGTAGTCTATGCACCGGTAATTGACGTTATGTATTCTGCTGCAGACGGAAAGGCCTGGAAAGAAGAGGGCGGACATAAAAGCCAAATAACCGTGCAGAATGCGCATCCTCCACTGGTGGTAGTCAGCCGTTCCCATGCGGATTCTGATGAAGAATTAAAAGAATATTTGAATCAGATGGGGGAGCATCAGACAGTGGCGGTAGGATCATCGCTCAAGTTCTGCCTGGTCGCCGAAGGTAAAGCGCAGCTTTATCCTCGATTTGGGCCGACGAATATCTGGGACACGGGAGCTGGCCATGCAGTTGCGATAGCGGCGGGAGCACATGTCCATGACTGGCAAGGACACTCGCTGGATTATGCACCAAAAGAATCTTTTCTGAATCCAGGCTTCCGCGTTTCGATCTTTTAA
- a CDS encoding bifunctional 2',3'-cyclic-nucleotide 2'-phosphodiesterase/3'-nucleotidase: MIKPCITLLAMLIASTVHAATVDLRIMETTDLHSNMMDFDYYKDVPTEKYGLVRTATLIEAARKEATNSVLVDNGDIIQGSPLGDYMAARGLNGKDIHPVYKAMNTLDYTVGNFGNHEFNYGLDYLKKAIGGARFPYINANIIDVKSGKPLFTPYLIKATDVKDSEGKTHHLKIGYIGFVPPQIMVWDKKNLQGKVTVNDITETARKWVPEMRKDGADVVIAIAHSGLSSEPYHALAENSVYYLSQVKGIDAIMFGHAHAVFPSEDFAAIKGADISAGTLNGIPAVMPGMWGDHLGIVDLQLEQQNNKWLVIHAKAEARPIYDAAAKKPLAAEDPSLVKVLADDHRATREFVSKPIGKSADVMYSYLSLVQDDPTVQIVNNAQRDYVEHFIQGDPDLAKLPVLSAAAPFKAGGRKNDPASYVEVEKGQLTFRNAADLYLYPNTLVVMKVTGKEVKEWLECSAGQFNQIDKNSRKPQALINWDFRTYNFDVIDGVNYQIDVTQPARYDAECQLINDKASRITQLTFNGKAIDGNATFLIATNNYRAYGGKFAGTGDKHIAFASPDENRSVVAAYISAQTRTYGEVKPQVDNNWRLATINSSTPLDIRFETSPSDKAAAFIQQYAQYPLNKSGTDNIGFQLYRLNLQQNKE, from the coding sequence ATGATTAAGCCTTGTATCACGCTGCTGGCAATGCTGATAGCCAGTACGGTACATGCCGCAACGGTCGATTTGCGCATCATGGAAACCACCGATCTGCATAGTAATATGATGGATTTTGATTATTACAAGGATGTCCCTACCGAAAAATATGGTCTTGTCCGTACCGCCACGCTGATTGAGGCCGCGCGTAAAGAAGCGACAAACAGCGTACTTGTTGATAACGGCGATATAATTCAAGGTAGCCCGCTCGGTGATTATATGGCGGCCAGAGGGTTAAATGGCAAAGACATTCATCCCGTATATAAGGCAATGAATACGTTGGATTATACCGTCGGCAACTTCGGGAATCATGAATTTAACTACGGGCTTGATTATCTGAAGAAGGCGATCGGCGGCGCTCGTTTCCCCTACATAAATGCCAATATTATTGACGTAAAGAGCGGTAAGCCATTGTTTACGCCCTATCTGATTAAAGCAACAGATGTTAAAGATAGTGAGGGGAAAACACATCACCTGAAAATTGGTTATATTGGCTTTGTACCACCGCAAATTATGGTGTGGGACAAGAAGAATTTGCAGGGAAAAGTCACGGTTAACGACATTACTGAAACCGCCCGGAAATGGGTACCGGAAATGCGTAAGGACGGTGCCGATGTGGTTATCGCTATTGCTCACTCGGGCCTCTCCAGCGAGCCCTACCACGCGCTGGCGGAAAACTCCGTTTACTATCTTAGCCAGGTGAAAGGCATTGATGCCATCATGTTCGGCCATGCTCATGCAGTTTTCCCCAGCGAGGATTTTGCCGCAATTAAAGGCGCTGATATCAGCGCGGGTACGCTGAACGGTATTCCCGCGGTGATGCCTGGTATGTGGGGCGATCATCTCGGTATTGTTGATCTGCAACTGGAACAGCAGAATAATAAATGGCTGGTTATCCATGCCAAAGCGGAAGCACGCCCTATTTATGATGCTGCAGCGAAAAAACCACTGGCGGCCGAGGATCCGTCGCTGGTGAAGGTGCTGGCCGACGACCATCGCGCTACGCGTGAGTTTGTCAGTAAACCGATCGGTAAATCCGCTGATGTGATGTACAGCTATTTGTCACTGGTTCAGGACGATCCGACGGTGCAAATCGTCAATAATGCCCAACGCGATTACGTTGAACACTTTATCCAGGGCGATCCCGATCTGGCGAAGCTGCCGGTGCTTTCTGCCGCAGCTCCGTTTAAGGCTGGCGGGCGTAAAAATGATCCGGCAAGTTATGTGGAAGTTGAAAAAGGACAGTTAACGTTCCGCAATGCCGCCGATCTCTATCTGTATCCCAATACGCTGGTGGTGATGAAAGTGACCGGCAAAGAGGTAAAAGAGTGGTTAGAATGCTCCGCCGGGCAATTTAATCAGATCGATAAAAACAGCCGTAAACCACAAGCGCTGATTAACTGGGATTTTCGCACTTATAATTTTGACGTTATCGATGGTGTTAATTACCAAATCGATGTGACTCAGCCTGCACGGTATGACGCAGAATGTCAGTTAATTAACGATAAAGCATCGCGTATTACACAGTTAACATTTAACGGGAAAGCGATTGATGGGAATGCCACCTTCTTAATCGCGACCAACAACTATCGCGCCTACGGCGGTAAATTCGCCGGTACCGGAGATAAGCATATTGCTTTTGCCTCACCGGATGAAAATCGCTCTGTTGTCGCCGCTTATATTAGCGCACAAACCAGGACATATGGGGAAGTGAAACCGCAGGTAGATAATAACTGGCGACTGGCAACCATTAACAGCAGTACACCACTGGATATACGTTTTGAGACATCGCCGTCGGACAAGGCTGCTGCATTTATCCAGCAATATGCCCAATATCCGCTGAATAAATCAGGAACCGACAATATCGGTTTCCAGCTTTACCGGCTCAACCTTCAGCAAAACAAAGAGTAA
- the fklB gene encoding FKBP-type peptidyl-prolyl cis-trans isomerase yields the protein MTTPSFDSVEAQASYGIGLQVGQQLLESGLQGLQPEALLAGLRDALEGNAPAVPVDVVHRALREVHERADTVRRERQQEMAVEGQTFLEENLKQDGVSSTESGLQFRVINQGDGAIPSRQDRVRVHYTGKLIDGTVFDSSVARGEPAEFPVSGVIAGWIEALTLMPVGSKWELVIPHELAYGERGAGASIPPMSTLVFEVELLEIL from the coding sequence ATGACAACCCCTTCTTTTGACAGTGTCGAAGCGCAAGCAAGTTACGGTATTGGTTTACAGGTAGGCCAGCAATTGCTGGAGTCTGGATTGCAGGGGCTGCAGCCAGAAGCATTGTTGGCGGGCCTGCGTGATGCGCTGGAAGGGAATGCACCAGCTGTTCCTGTAGACGTTGTTCATCGTGCACTACGTGAAGTTCATGAACGTGCTGATACCGTACGTCGTGAGCGCCAGCAGGAAATGGCTGTAGAAGGTCAGACGTTCCTTGAAGAGAACCTTAAGCAAGACGGTGTTAGCAGCACCGAGTCAGGCTTACAGTTCCGGGTTATCAATCAGGGCGACGGAGCGATCCCATCTCGGCAGGATCGTGTGCGCGTTCACTATACTGGCAAGCTGATCGACGGCACGGTATTTGATAGTTCAGTGGCACGTGGTGAACCGGCTGAATTTCCGGTGAGCGGCGTTATTGCTGGCTGGATCGAAGCGTTGACATTGATGCCGGTAGGCTCTAAATGGGAACTGGTGATCCCACATGAGCTGGCATATGGCGAGCGTGGTGCTGGCGCATCTATTCCACCAATGAGTACACTTGTGTTCGAAGTTGAGCTGTTAGAGATTTTATAA
- a CDS encoding LysM-like peptidoglycan-binding domain-containing protein, translated as MGKITPRRRKRLPFYHPVVKMWMTNRNPFVRDVQQEEAPMPEGISSHIKAIPGKIWHLPDSIRWMDPLPYTHRRGIILALIVILLAFLWPSPAPRAPVSPPVLQSGANNVPLQAELNNNRPSPGDTVETRPQDNASSPAQGEWRSYQIAAGQTLAQLFRDNNLQVNDVFAMARVEGDDKPLSNLHAGQDVKVRQDAQGMVNGLTIETDNGEILFTRQADGSFIRAQ; from the coding sequence ATGGGGAAAATTACCCCGCGGCGAAGGAAACGCCTGCCGTTTTATCATCCGGTGGTAAAAATGTGGATGACAAATCGCAACCCATTCGTACGTGACGTGCAACAAGAGGAAGCCCCTATGCCAGAGGGAATATCATCTCATATCAAGGCAATACCGGGAAAAATTTGGCATTTACCAGATAGTATTCGCTGGATGGATCCCCTTCCCTATACACACCGACGCGGTATTATTCTGGCGCTGATTGTCATACTGCTGGCATTTTTGTGGCCCTCTCCTGCACCACGAGCTCCTGTATCGCCCCCTGTTTTACAGAGCGGTGCCAATAATGTACCTCTACAGGCTGAGCTGAACAATAATCGCCCCTCACCAGGCGATACAGTGGAAACGCGTCCACAGGATAACGCCTCATCCCCCGCTCAAGGGGAATGGCGCAGTTACCAAATTGCTGCAGGTCAGACGCTGGCCCAGCTATTTCGGGATAATAACCTGCAGGTCAATGATGTCTTTGCGATGGCCCGCGTTGAGGGCGATGATAAGCCATTAAGCAATCTGCATGCCGGACAAGACGTGAAAGTGCGCCAGGATGCGCAGGGGATGGTAAACGGACTCACAATTGAAACAGATAATGGTGAAATACTGTTTACCCGTCAGGCTGACGGATCTTTTATTCGCGCGCAATAA
- a CDS encoding DUF488 domain-containing protein, which produces MMDHTINLQRVYEASPPFLHTTFLVDRLWPRGIAKAQLAQVIWLKDVAPTAVLRKSFHQNMCWETFVAHYRAELANSDAWQPILDAMRQQDAVTLLFASKDIHHNQAVVLRDFLLELIARE; this is translated from the coding sequence ATGATGGACCATACTATTAATCTGCAACGCGTCTATGAGGCCAGTCCCCCTTTCTTACACACGACTTTTTTAGTCGACCGCCTTTGGCCTCGGGGGATTGCGAAAGCGCAGTTGGCGCAGGTAATCTGGCTGAAAGACGTTGCGCCGACGGCTGTACTGCGTAAAAGCTTCCATCAAAACATGTGCTGGGAAACGTTTGTGGCCCATTATCGTGCCGAGCTGGCCAATAGTGACGCCTGGCAACCTATTCTTGACGCGATGCGACAGCAGGATGCCGTCACCCTGCTCTTCGCCAGTAAGGATATCCATCACAATCAGGCTGTCGTTCTGCGTGATTTCCTGTTAGAGCTTATTGCGCGCGAATAA
- the rplI gene encoding 50S ribosomal protein L9: MQVILLDKVANLGSLGDQVNVKAGYARNFLVPQGKAVPATKKNVEFFEARRAELEAKLADVLAASNARAEKINALGTVTIASKAGDEGKLFGSIGTRDIADAVSAAGVDVAKSEVRLPNGVLRTTGEHEVEFQVHSEVFAKLIVSIVAEA; encoded by the coding sequence ATGCAAGTTATTCTGCTTGATAAAGTAGCAAACCTGGGCAGCCTGGGTGATCAGGTCAATGTTAAAGCGGGCTATGCTCGTAACTTCCTGGTTCCACAGGGTAAAGCTGTTCCTGCTACCAAGAAAAACGTTGAATTCTTCGAAGCACGCCGTGCAGAGCTGGAAGCTAAACTGGCTGACGTTCTGGCAGCATCTAATGCTCGCGCTGAGAAAATCAATGCACTGGGCACCGTTACCATCGCGTCTAAAGCAGGCGACGAAGGTAAATTGTTCGGTTCCATCGGTACCCGTGATATCGCTGACGCTGTTTCTGCAGCTGGCGTTGACGTTGCGAAGAGCGAAGTTCGCCTGCCGAACGGCGTTCTGCGCACTACCGGTGAACACGAAGTTGAGTTCCAGGTACACAGTGAAGTGTTCGCGAAACTGATCGTGAGCATTGTTGCTGAAGCTTAA
- the rpsR gene encoding 30S ribosomal protein S18, whose translation MARYFRRRKFCRFTAEGVQEIDYKDIATLKNYITESGKIVPSRITGTRAKYQRQLARAIKRARYLSLLPYTDRHQ comes from the coding sequence ATGGCACGTTATTTCCGTCGTCGCAAGTTCTGCCGTTTCACCGCGGAAGGCGTTCAAGAGATCGATTATAAAGATATCGCAACGCTGAAAAACTACATCACTGAAAGCGGTAAGATTGTACCGAGCCGTATCACCGGTACTCGCGCAAAATACCAGCGTCAGCTGGCTCGTGCAATCAAGCGCGCGCGTTACCTGTCCCTGCTGCCGTACACTGATCGTCATCAGTAA
- the rpsF gene encoding 30S ribosomal protein S6, producing the protein MRHYEIVFMVHPDQSEQVPGMIERYTGAITGAAGTIHRLEDWGRRQLAYPINKLHKAHYVLLNVEAPQEVIDELETNFRFNDAVIRSMVMRVKHAVTEASPMVKAKDERRERREDFANETSDDADAGDSEE; encoded by the coding sequence ATGCGTCATTACGAAATCGTTTTTATGGTTCATCCTGACCAAAGCGAACAGGTTCCGGGCATGATCGAGCGTTACACTGGTGCTATCACTGGTGCAGCAGGCACGATTCACCGTCTGGAAGACTGGGGCCGCCGTCAGCTGGCTTACCCGATCAACAAACTGCACAAAGCTCACTACGTTCTGCTGAACGTTGAAGCACCGCAAGAAGTGATCGACGAGCTGGAAACTAACTTCCGCTTCAACGACGCCGTTATCCGTAGCATGGTTATGCGCGTTAAGCACGCGGTTACCGAAGCATCTCCGATGGTTAAAGCGAAAGACGAGCGCCGCGAGCGTCGTGAAGATTTTGCTAATGAAACCTCTGATGATGCAGATGCTGGGGATTCTGAAGAGTAA
- a CDS encoding L-ribulose-5-phosphate 4-epimerase — protein sequence MQQLKQQVFEANMALPHYGLVTFTWGNVSAVDRERGVIVIKPSGVAYEHMTADDMVTVDLRGEVVDGRYKPSSDTATHLALYRRYPQIGGVVHTHSTHATAWAQAGLAIPALGTTHADYFSGDILCTRPLSVEEVEGDYELNTGNVIIETLGETNPMHIPGIVVYQHGPFAWGKDAGDAVHNAVVMEEVAHMAWIARNINPQLKRIDRCLLNKHFLRKHGPAAYYGQC from the coding sequence ATGCAGCAGCTTAAACAACAGGTATTTGAGGCAAATATGGCCCTGCCGCACTACGGACTGGTGACCTTTACCTGGGGGAACGTGAGTGCAGTAGATCGTGAACGTGGGGTTATCGTAATTAAGCCCAGCGGGGTGGCTTATGAGCACATGACTGCCGATGATATGGTCACGGTGGATCTCCGGGGCGAGGTGGTCGATGGACGCTATAAACCCTCCTCTGATACGGCAACGCATCTGGCATTATATCGGCGTTATCCGCAAATTGGCGGTGTAGTACATACCCATTCCACCCATGCTACCGCGTGGGCACAGGCGGGGTTAGCCATACCTGCACTGGGGACAACGCATGCGGACTATTTTTCCGGGGATATTCTCTGTACCCGCCCGCTGTCTGTAGAAGAAGTGGAAGGGGATTATGAGTTAAATACCGGTAATGTCATTATCGAAACGCTGGGAGAGACCAATCCTATGCACATACCAGGTATCGTGGTGTATCAGCATGGCCCCTTTGCCTGGGGAAAAGATGCGGGTGATGCGGTACACAATGCAGTGGTGATGGAAGAGGTTGCCCATATGGCTTGGATCGCACGTAATATCAATCCGCAGCTTAAGCGTATCGATCGCTGCCTGTTAAATAAGCATTTTCTGCGTAAACATGGGCCTGCTGCCTATTACGGGCAATGTTAA